In Triticum aestivum cultivar Chinese Spring chromosome 5B, IWGSC CS RefSeq v2.1, whole genome shotgun sequence, the following proteins share a genomic window:
- the LOC123116610 gene encoding dehydration-responsive element-binding protein 1H, protein MDTAIDSSTSSPSSSTSGHEHGEVVPVWSPAAKRPAGRTKFKETRHSVYRGVRRRGSAGRWVCEVRVPGKRGERLWLGTYVAAESAARAHDAAMLALLGRSASAAACLNFPDSAWLLVMPPWLSDLADIRRAAIEAVAGFLRLEAAAVVPIVDEATSPVYLPSPVDSADKVFQLPTLSAQGSDMFELDMSGEMDLDAYYAGFAQGMLLEPPPTPAYWKNGECGDGGAAAGLGSY, encoded by the coding sequence ATGGACACGGCCATCGACAGCTCGACCAGCTCCCCTTCCTCATCGACTTCCGGGCACGAGCACGGGGAGGTGGTGCCtgtgtggtcgccggcggcgaagcGGCCCGCCGGGCGCACCAAGTTCAAGGAAACGCGCCACTCGGTGTACCGCGGCGTGCGTCGCCGGGGCAGCGCGGGCCGGTGGGTGTGCGAGGTGCGCGTCCCCGGCAAGCGTGGCGAACGGCTCTGGCTCGGGACGTACGTCGCCGCCGAGTCGGCCGCGCGCGCGCACGACGCCGCCATGCTCGCGCTGCTCGgccgctccgcctccgccgcggcgtGCCTCAACTTCCCGGATTCCGCGTGGCTGCTCGTCATGCCCCCGTGGCTCTCCGACCTGGCCGATATCCGACGCGCGGCCATCGAGGCCGTCGCGGGTTTCCTGCGCCTGGAGGCCGCCGCCGTGGTGCCCATCGTCGACGAGGCCACCTCCCCCGTGTACCTGCCGTCGCCCGTGGACAGTGCCGACAAAGTGTTTCAGTTGCCGACTTTGTCTGCCCAGGGCAGCGACATGTTCGAGCTCGACATGTCCGGCGAAATGGACCTGGACGCGTACTACGCGGGCTTCGCGCAGGGGATGCTCCTGGAGCCGCCCCCCACGCCGGCGTACTGGAAGAACGGAGAAtgcggcgacggcggagcggcAGCCGGCCTCGGGAGCTACTAA